The Dunckerocampus dactyliophorus isolate RoL2022-P2 chromosome 1, RoL_Ddac_1.1, whole genome shotgun sequence genome has a segment encoding these proteins:
- the tmem81 gene encoding transmembrane protein 81: MTHPKWISALWCPLSQLPSSGKNEKGDRQRYSKVNTDRLLHQVLALPLYLLLLLPLSWADVEEVHIQVTQQCREETVKCLESWQCGLTTFTVTTGERVELDCLVENTKMVKKLSWRVSWYYAPGVISSNDMLFVRWHSPRLDLLVLDPVEEEHAGTYRCDVLDANARNLKMAYWGVRVLPRGVLNLDYDHAEGVWELGWMNPTVPISKGLWVIYVMLPLLCIFNLAVMLTLAVMVIKNKGSDRVDDAVCDEETSEGGSLKSESTV, translated from the exons ATGACCCATCCCAAGTGGATCAGTGCACTGTGGTGCCCGCTAAGTCAACTTCCTTCAAGTGGAAA GAATGAAAAGGGCGACAGACAAAGATACAGCAAAGTTAACACCGACAGACTACTG CACCAAGTCCTGGCTCTCCCCTTGtacctcctccttctcctcccccTGAGCTGGGCGGATGTGGAAGAAGTGCATATTCAG GTGACGCAGCAGTGTCGCGAGGAGACGGTCAAGTGTCTGGAGTCGTGGCAGTGCGGCCTCACCACCTTTACCGTGACGACCGGTGAGAGGGTGGAGCTGGACTGCTTGGTGGAGAACACCAAGATGGTGAAGAAGCTCTCGTGGAG GGTGTCATGGTATTACGCCCCGGGTGTGATCAGCTCCAACGACATGCTCTTCGTCCGCTGGCACAGTCCAAGGCTGGACCTGCTGGTTCTGGACCCGGTGGAGGAGGAGCACGCAG GTACATACCGCTGCGATGTGCTGGACGCCAACGCCAGGAACCTGAAGATGGCTTACTGGGGGGTCCGAGTGCTGCCCAGAGGGGTCTTGAATCTGGATTATGACCACGCTGAGGGTGTGTGGGAGCTCGGCTGGATGAACCCGACTGTGCCCATCTCCAAGGGCCTGTGGGTGATCTATGTG ATGCTGCCACTTCTGTGCATATTCAACCTGGCGGTGATGCTCACCCTGGCGGTGATGGTGATAAAGAACAAGGGCTCGGACCGCGTGGACGACGCCGTCTGCGACGAAGAGACGTCGGAGGGCGGCTCGCTTAAGAGCGAAAGCACGGTGTGA